In Brachyhypopomus gauderio isolate BG-103 chromosome 11, BGAUD_0.2, whole genome shotgun sequence, a single genomic region encodes these proteins:
- the LOC143527072 gene encoding hepatocyte growth factor receptor-like isoform X1, with product MRRVEFLRTVKSNLFSVGRNLALRRRSSIHTVCGERPKEDVINPRDRNKMRITLGVAALLLVVLQTLWFGIDGQCKEPRETSKLNLSVTYDLPHFVLDAPVQKLLVFNGSVYVGITNKLVALSGDLKKIQEYKTGPVHEGPQCNACEGCRDRPPNANNTSMALLMETYYDPELFSCGTAGNGVCSRHLLEDGELGVDVNCMGSHNNDGSRYIAGPAGTQIVNVEVGGVVRFFVANSEPLNSSLPSYPRLHHTISIRKMWETQDRFEFVSEHSYMDLAPGLRGNYPLHYVYSFQSGAYVYFLTVQREGGTSKAFHTRIVRTCSSDLELLHYVEMPFECIYSEKGRRKRSTQMVFNILQAAHVAKAGSDLRRDMDLKEDDDVLFAAFARSRPDSPEPTASSTVCVISVAEINSFFKDFIQKGHTKPLYHLSGTEMKPFNETSFGCGKHEKGYRLEVTRTHPRKDWFNGRFRNVLLTSIAVVPIHDHTVASLGTADGRVIQVVVSRFGNTEPHVDFLLDTRPVSSEVAVLSPQRQDASLLLVTGNKVSKVPVMGPGCEHLWNCSTCLLAPAFMGCGWCRNRNLCSRSTHCTDSHWSQDSCPLLITEVFPATAPLKGHTNITICGKNFGFSKKERFDGKLMEVEVAGTKCKLSKKDSSNHRLVCGLDHVNMSNSGSWVRVRSGKEEERFLGFSFVNPVIKGIFPEFGPKSGGTRLTIRGSYLNSGSSRKVTIGSSTCELQSESANMLTCQTPTQDSPSQHRVKLHMDGVIREAPANYTYNEDPLIHRVQPTRSFISGGSTVIAAGVYLHSAMQPQMVLTGPPFNKDKEVYVTCTQGEDKLAIVCITPSLKGLNVQPPVATKMKFMLDGFSTQQYDLTYVEDPKFEEFQKPTLTPRGSKSVLEIKVPRVDVEAVKGEVLRVSNRSCESVTLVGNTLECTVPSELQTATSELEVEWMQASSSVILGRVVLAQEQDYRPLVTGVVCVSLLLLMPLALFAWIKRKKHIDDVSERMVWYDGRAHIPHLDMLANARSVSPTNEMVSHESLDYRTTLLEDQSLPTSQSESCRPALYPHMHLDLSPMLGVAEGDLASPLLPAPAPVDLGSLHPELLKEVQHVVIAREDLLLHVSEVIGRGHFGCVFHGTLLEPDGQKQHCAVKSLNRITDIEEVSQFLKEGIIMKDFSHPNVLSLLGICLPSEGSPLVVLPYMKHGDLRNFIRDESHSPTVKDLMGFGLQVARGMEYLASKKFVHRDLAARNCMLDESYTVKVADFGLARDVYDKEYYSVHNKSGVKLPVKWMALESLQTHKFTTKSDVWSFGVLLWELMTRGAPPYSDVNSFDITVFLLQGRRLLQPEFCPDALYNVMIECWHPKPERRPTFSELASRISAIFSSFSGEHYVLLNTTYVNIDKMTPYPSLISSQNQLDRDCCT from the exons AAACAAAATGAGAATTACTCTCGGTGTTGCTGCTCTCCTTCTCGTCGTTCTCCAGACGTTGTGGTTTGGCATAGATGGGCAATGCAAGGAACCAAGAGAAACCTCTAAGCTCAATCTCTCTGTGACCTACGACCTCCCCCACTTTGTGCTAGATGCACCTGTCCAGAAACTTCTAGTTTTCAATGGAAGTGTATACGTGGGTATTACCAACAAACTTGTTGCCTTATCGGGAGACTTGAAGAAGATTCAAGAGTATAAAACTGGACCTGTCCATGAGGGTCCACAATGCAATGCTTGTGAGGGCTGCAGAGACCGGCCCCCCAACGCCAACAACACCAGCATGGCCCTGCTGATGGAGACCTACTATGACCCTGAGCTCTTTAGCTGTGGGACAGCGGGGAACGGCGTGTGTAGCCGCCACTTGCTGGAAGATGGTGAGCTGGGCGTTGATGTGAACTGCATGGGCTCACACAATAACGACGGCAGTCGCTACATCGCCGGCCCTGCAGGAACCCAGATAGTAAACGTGGAAGTCGGCGGTGTCGTGAGGTTCTTCGTCGCTAACTCGGAGCCTCTGAACTCCTCTCTACCTTCATATCCTCGTCTCCACCACACAATCTCCATACGGAAGATGTGGGAGACCCAAGACCGCTTCGAGTTTGTCTCTGAGCATTCCTACATGGACCTGGCCCCGGGCCTGCGAGGGAATTATCCCCTGCACTACGTCTACTCCTTCCAGAGCGGCGCCTACGTCTATTTCCTCACCGTGCAGAGGGAAGGCGGCACCTCCAAAGCCTTCCACACGCGCATCGTCCGCACGTGCTCCTCCGACCTGGAGCTCCTGCACTACGTGGAGATGCCCTTTGAGTGCATCTACTccgagaaggggaggaggaagcGCTCCACCCAGATGGTGTTCAACATCCTTCAGGCGGCGCACGTGGCCAAAGCCGGAAGCGACCTGCGCAGGGACATGGATCTGAAGGAAGACGACGATGTGCTGTTTGCCGCCTTTGCGCGTAGCAGGCCGGACTCTCCTGAGCCCACAGCCAGCTCGACAGTGTGCGTGATCTCGGTTGCTGAAATCAACAGCTTTTTCAAGGACTTCATTCAGAAGGGCCACACCAAGCCGCTCTACCACTTATCTGGCACGGAAATGAAACCCTTCAACGAG aCCTCCTTTGGCTGTGGAAAACATGAGAAGGGCTACAGACTGGAGGTTACCAGGACCCACCCACGGAAGGACTGGTTCAATGGTCGCTTCCGGAACGTTCTCCTGACCTCCATCGCTGTAGTGCCCATACATGACCACACGGTGGCTTCCCTTGGAACTGCAGATGGGCGGGTCATCCAG GTGGTGGTCTCCAGATTTGGCAACACAGAACCGCATGTGGACTTCCTCTTGGACACGCGCCCCGTGTCCTCAGAGGTAGCTGTACTGTCTCCACAGCGCCAGGACGCCTCCTTACTGCTGGTCACCGGAAACAAG GTGTCCAAGGTGCCCGTGATGGGTCCGGGCTGTGAGCACTTGTGGAACTGCAGCACGTGTCTCCTGGCTCCTGCCTTCATGGGCTGTGGATGGTGCAGGAACAGGAACCTCTGTTCACGCTCAACACACTGCACTGATTCACACTGGAGCCAGGATTCCTGCCCCCTTCTCATCACCGAG GTCTTTCCTGCCACCGCCCCACTGAAAGGCCACACCAACATCACCATCTGTGGCAAGAACTTTGGCTTCAGTAAGAAAGAGCGCTTTGATGGGAAACTTATGGAGGTTGAGGTGGCTGGAACGAAATGCAAGCTGAGCAAGAAGGACAGTAGCAATCACAG GTTGGTTTGCGGCCTGGATCATGTGAACATGTCCAATTCTGGTAGCTGGGTCAGAGTGCGCAGTGGGAAGGAGGAAGAACGGTTCTTGGGCTTCTCATTTGTG AACCCTGTGATTAAAGGAATCTTCCCTGAGTTTGGACCCAAATCTGGGGGAACCAGGCTGACCATCAGGGGCTCCTACCTAAACAGTGGAAGCTCAAGGAAGGTTACAATTGGAAGTTCTACCTGTGAGCTTCAGAG TGAATCGGCCAACATGCTGACGTGTCAGACTCCGACTCAAGACTCGCCCTCCCAGCACAGGGTGAAGCTGCATATGGATGGAGTGATACGTGAAGCTCCTGCCAACTACACCTACAATGAGGACCCTCTCATCCACCGGGTCCAACCCACACGCTCCTTCATCAG CGGAGGCAGCACAGTAATAGCGGCGGGCGTCTACCTCCACTCAGCCATGCAGCCTCAGATGGTCCTCACTGGTCCTCCCTTCAACAAGGACAAAGAGGTTTACGTG ACCTGCACGCAGGGTGAAGACAAGCTGGCCATCGTCTGCATCACTCCCTCCCTGAAAGGCCTGAACGTCCAGCCTCCGGTCGCAACCAAGATGAAGTTCATGCTCGACGGCTTCTCCACGCAGCAGTATGATCTGACCTACGTGGAGGACCCCAAGTTTGAGGAGTTTCAGAAGCCCACGCTCACCCCCAGAGGCAGTAAGAGTGTGCTGGAGATCAAG gttcctCGTGTGGATGTGGAGGCTGTGAAGGGAGAGGTGTTGCGCGTGTCTAACCGCTCCTGTGAGAGTGTCACCCTGGTGGGGAACACTCTGGAGTGTACCGTGCCCTCCGAGCTCCAGACTGCCACCAGTgagctggaggtggag tGGATGCAGGCCTCATCCTCTGTGATTCTGGGACGTGTAGTTCTGGCGCAGGAGCAGGACTACAGGCCGCTGGTcactggtgtggtgtgtgtgtccctcctgCTGCTCATGCCGCTTGCACTGTTTGCCTGGATCAAGAGGAAGAAGCACATTGATg ATGTATCTGAGCGGATGGTTTGGTATGACGGCCGCGCTCACATTCCTCACTTGGACATGCTGGCAAACGCGAGGAGCGTCAGTCCCACTAATGAAATGGTGTCTCACGAGTCTCTGGACTATAGAACCACTTTGCTTGAGG ACCAGAGCTTGCCGACATCCCAGAGCGAGTCGTGTCGCCCTGCCCTGTATCCCCACATGCACCTGGACCTGTCGCCCATGCTGGGGGTGGCAGAAGGAGACCTggcctctcctctcctgcctgCTCCTGCTCCTGTCGACCTGGGCAGTCTGCACCCGGAGCTGCTGAAGGAGGTGCAGCACGTGGTCATCGCCAGAGAAGACCTGCTCCTCCACGTCAGCGAGGTCATCGGGAGAG GACACTTTGGCTGTGTGTTCCACGGGACTCTGCTCGAACCAGACGGCCAGAAGCAGCACTGTGCAGTCAAGTCCCTCaacc GTATCACAGATATAGAGGAGGTGTCTCAGTTCCTGAAGGAGGGCATCATCATGAAGGATTTCAGCCACCCCAACGTGCTCTCCCTGCTGGGCATCTGCCTGCCCAGCGAGGGCTCTCCGCTGGTGGTGCTGCCCTACATGAAGCACGGAGACCTGCGCAACTTCATCAGGGACGAGAGCCAC AGCCCCACGGTGAAGGACCTCATGGGCTTTGGCCTGCAGGTGGCGAGAGGCATGGAGTATCTCGCCAGCAAGAAGTTTGTCCACCGAGACCTCGCAGCCCGTAACTGCAT GCTGGATGAGAGCTACACGGTGAAGGTGGCTGACTTTGGCCTGGCCAGAGACGTGTACGATAAAGAATACTACAGTGTGCACAACAAGAGTGGAGTGAAGCTGCCTGTTAAGTGGATGGCGTTAGAGAGCCTGCAGACTCACAAGTTCACCACCAAGTCCGACGTG TGGTCCTTTGGAGTGTTGCTATGGGAACTCATGACCCGAGGTGCCCCACCTTATTCCGATGTAAACTCCTTTGACATCACTGTGTTCCTCTTGCAAGGCCGAAGACTGCTTCAGCCAGAGTTCTGCCCTGATGCCCT ctACAACGTGATGATCGAGTGCTGGCACCCCAAACCTGAACGCCGGCCCACGTTCTCCGAGCTCGCCTCGCGTATCTCCGCCATCTTCTCCAGCTTCAGCGGAGAGCACTACGTCCTCCTGAACACCACGTATGTCAACATCGACAAGATGACGCCCTacccctctctcatctcctctcagaACCAGCTGGACCGGGACTGCTGCacctga
- the LOC143527072 gene encoding hepatocyte growth factor receptor-like isoform X2 → MRITLGVAALLLVVLQTLWFGIDGQCKEPRETSKLNLSVTYDLPHFVLDAPVQKLLVFNGSVYVGITNKLVALSGDLKKIQEYKTGPVHEGPQCNACEGCRDRPPNANNTSMALLMETYYDPELFSCGTAGNGVCSRHLLEDGELGVDVNCMGSHNNDGSRYIAGPAGTQIVNVEVGGVVRFFVANSEPLNSSLPSYPRLHHTISIRKMWETQDRFEFVSEHSYMDLAPGLRGNYPLHYVYSFQSGAYVYFLTVQREGGTSKAFHTRIVRTCSSDLELLHYVEMPFECIYSEKGRRKRSTQMVFNILQAAHVAKAGSDLRRDMDLKEDDDVLFAAFARSRPDSPEPTASSTVCVISVAEINSFFKDFIQKGHTKPLYHLSGTEMKPFNETSFGCGKHEKGYRLEVTRTHPRKDWFNGRFRNVLLTSIAVVPIHDHTVASLGTADGRVIQVVVSRFGNTEPHVDFLLDTRPVSSEVAVLSPQRQDASLLLVTGNKVSKVPVMGPGCEHLWNCSTCLLAPAFMGCGWCRNRNLCSRSTHCTDSHWSQDSCPLLITEVFPATAPLKGHTNITICGKNFGFSKKERFDGKLMEVEVAGTKCKLSKKDSSNHRLVCGLDHVNMSNSGSWVRVRSGKEEERFLGFSFVNPVIKGIFPEFGPKSGGTRLTIRGSYLNSGSSRKVTIGSSTCELQSESANMLTCQTPTQDSPSQHRVKLHMDGVIREAPANYTYNEDPLIHRVQPTRSFISGGSTVIAAGVYLHSAMQPQMVLTGPPFNKDKEVYVTCTQGEDKLAIVCITPSLKGLNVQPPVATKMKFMLDGFSTQQYDLTYVEDPKFEEFQKPTLTPRGSKSVLEIKVPRVDVEAVKGEVLRVSNRSCESVTLVGNTLECTVPSELQTATSELEVEWMQASSSVILGRVVLAQEQDYRPLVTGVVCVSLLLLMPLALFAWIKRKKHIDDVSERMVWYDGRAHIPHLDMLANARSVSPTNEMVSHESLDYRTTLLEDQSLPTSQSESCRPALYPHMHLDLSPMLGVAEGDLASPLLPAPAPVDLGSLHPELLKEVQHVVIAREDLLLHVSEVIGRGHFGCVFHGTLLEPDGQKQHCAVKSLNRITDIEEVSQFLKEGIIMKDFSHPNVLSLLGICLPSEGSPLVVLPYMKHGDLRNFIRDESHSPTVKDLMGFGLQVARGMEYLASKKFVHRDLAARNCMLDESYTVKVADFGLARDVYDKEYYSVHNKSGVKLPVKWMALESLQTHKFTTKSDVWSFGVLLWELMTRGAPPYSDVNSFDITVFLLQGRRLLQPEFCPDALYNVMIECWHPKPERRPTFSELASRISAIFSSFSGEHYVLLNTTYVNIDKMTPYPSLISSQNQLDRDCCT, encoded by the exons ATGAGAATTACTCTCGGTGTTGCTGCTCTCCTTCTCGTCGTTCTCCAGACGTTGTGGTTTGGCATAGATGGGCAATGCAAGGAACCAAGAGAAACCTCTAAGCTCAATCTCTCTGTGACCTACGACCTCCCCCACTTTGTGCTAGATGCACCTGTCCAGAAACTTCTAGTTTTCAATGGAAGTGTATACGTGGGTATTACCAACAAACTTGTTGCCTTATCGGGAGACTTGAAGAAGATTCAAGAGTATAAAACTGGACCTGTCCATGAGGGTCCACAATGCAATGCTTGTGAGGGCTGCAGAGACCGGCCCCCCAACGCCAACAACACCAGCATGGCCCTGCTGATGGAGACCTACTATGACCCTGAGCTCTTTAGCTGTGGGACAGCGGGGAACGGCGTGTGTAGCCGCCACTTGCTGGAAGATGGTGAGCTGGGCGTTGATGTGAACTGCATGGGCTCACACAATAACGACGGCAGTCGCTACATCGCCGGCCCTGCAGGAACCCAGATAGTAAACGTGGAAGTCGGCGGTGTCGTGAGGTTCTTCGTCGCTAACTCGGAGCCTCTGAACTCCTCTCTACCTTCATATCCTCGTCTCCACCACACAATCTCCATACGGAAGATGTGGGAGACCCAAGACCGCTTCGAGTTTGTCTCTGAGCATTCCTACATGGACCTGGCCCCGGGCCTGCGAGGGAATTATCCCCTGCACTACGTCTACTCCTTCCAGAGCGGCGCCTACGTCTATTTCCTCACCGTGCAGAGGGAAGGCGGCACCTCCAAAGCCTTCCACACGCGCATCGTCCGCACGTGCTCCTCCGACCTGGAGCTCCTGCACTACGTGGAGATGCCCTTTGAGTGCATCTACTccgagaaggggaggaggaagcGCTCCACCCAGATGGTGTTCAACATCCTTCAGGCGGCGCACGTGGCCAAAGCCGGAAGCGACCTGCGCAGGGACATGGATCTGAAGGAAGACGACGATGTGCTGTTTGCCGCCTTTGCGCGTAGCAGGCCGGACTCTCCTGAGCCCACAGCCAGCTCGACAGTGTGCGTGATCTCGGTTGCTGAAATCAACAGCTTTTTCAAGGACTTCATTCAGAAGGGCCACACCAAGCCGCTCTACCACTTATCTGGCACGGAAATGAAACCCTTCAACGAG aCCTCCTTTGGCTGTGGAAAACATGAGAAGGGCTACAGACTGGAGGTTACCAGGACCCACCCACGGAAGGACTGGTTCAATGGTCGCTTCCGGAACGTTCTCCTGACCTCCATCGCTGTAGTGCCCATACATGACCACACGGTGGCTTCCCTTGGAACTGCAGATGGGCGGGTCATCCAG GTGGTGGTCTCCAGATTTGGCAACACAGAACCGCATGTGGACTTCCTCTTGGACACGCGCCCCGTGTCCTCAGAGGTAGCTGTACTGTCTCCACAGCGCCAGGACGCCTCCTTACTGCTGGTCACCGGAAACAAG GTGTCCAAGGTGCCCGTGATGGGTCCGGGCTGTGAGCACTTGTGGAACTGCAGCACGTGTCTCCTGGCTCCTGCCTTCATGGGCTGTGGATGGTGCAGGAACAGGAACCTCTGTTCACGCTCAACACACTGCACTGATTCACACTGGAGCCAGGATTCCTGCCCCCTTCTCATCACCGAG GTCTTTCCTGCCACCGCCCCACTGAAAGGCCACACCAACATCACCATCTGTGGCAAGAACTTTGGCTTCAGTAAGAAAGAGCGCTTTGATGGGAAACTTATGGAGGTTGAGGTGGCTGGAACGAAATGCAAGCTGAGCAAGAAGGACAGTAGCAATCACAG GTTGGTTTGCGGCCTGGATCATGTGAACATGTCCAATTCTGGTAGCTGGGTCAGAGTGCGCAGTGGGAAGGAGGAAGAACGGTTCTTGGGCTTCTCATTTGTG AACCCTGTGATTAAAGGAATCTTCCCTGAGTTTGGACCCAAATCTGGGGGAACCAGGCTGACCATCAGGGGCTCCTACCTAAACAGTGGAAGCTCAAGGAAGGTTACAATTGGAAGTTCTACCTGTGAGCTTCAGAG TGAATCGGCCAACATGCTGACGTGTCAGACTCCGACTCAAGACTCGCCCTCCCAGCACAGGGTGAAGCTGCATATGGATGGAGTGATACGTGAAGCTCCTGCCAACTACACCTACAATGAGGACCCTCTCATCCACCGGGTCCAACCCACACGCTCCTTCATCAG CGGAGGCAGCACAGTAATAGCGGCGGGCGTCTACCTCCACTCAGCCATGCAGCCTCAGATGGTCCTCACTGGTCCTCCCTTCAACAAGGACAAAGAGGTTTACGTG ACCTGCACGCAGGGTGAAGACAAGCTGGCCATCGTCTGCATCACTCCCTCCCTGAAAGGCCTGAACGTCCAGCCTCCGGTCGCAACCAAGATGAAGTTCATGCTCGACGGCTTCTCCACGCAGCAGTATGATCTGACCTACGTGGAGGACCCCAAGTTTGAGGAGTTTCAGAAGCCCACGCTCACCCCCAGAGGCAGTAAGAGTGTGCTGGAGATCAAG gttcctCGTGTGGATGTGGAGGCTGTGAAGGGAGAGGTGTTGCGCGTGTCTAACCGCTCCTGTGAGAGTGTCACCCTGGTGGGGAACACTCTGGAGTGTACCGTGCCCTCCGAGCTCCAGACTGCCACCAGTgagctggaggtggag tGGATGCAGGCCTCATCCTCTGTGATTCTGGGACGTGTAGTTCTGGCGCAGGAGCAGGACTACAGGCCGCTGGTcactggtgtggtgtgtgtgtccctcctgCTGCTCATGCCGCTTGCACTGTTTGCCTGGATCAAGAGGAAGAAGCACATTGATg ATGTATCTGAGCGGATGGTTTGGTATGACGGCCGCGCTCACATTCCTCACTTGGACATGCTGGCAAACGCGAGGAGCGTCAGTCCCACTAATGAAATGGTGTCTCACGAGTCTCTGGACTATAGAACCACTTTGCTTGAGG ACCAGAGCTTGCCGACATCCCAGAGCGAGTCGTGTCGCCCTGCCCTGTATCCCCACATGCACCTGGACCTGTCGCCCATGCTGGGGGTGGCAGAAGGAGACCTggcctctcctctcctgcctgCTCCTGCTCCTGTCGACCTGGGCAGTCTGCACCCGGAGCTGCTGAAGGAGGTGCAGCACGTGGTCATCGCCAGAGAAGACCTGCTCCTCCACGTCAGCGAGGTCATCGGGAGAG GACACTTTGGCTGTGTGTTCCACGGGACTCTGCTCGAACCAGACGGCCAGAAGCAGCACTGTGCAGTCAAGTCCCTCaacc GTATCACAGATATAGAGGAGGTGTCTCAGTTCCTGAAGGAGGGCATCATCATGAAGGATTTCAGCCACCCCAACGTGCTCTCCCTGCTGGGCATCTGCCTGCCCAGCGAGGGCTCTCCGCTGGTGGTGCTGCCCTACATGAAGCACGGAGACCTGCGCAACTTCATCAGGGACGAGAGCCAC AGCCCCACGGTGAAGGACCTCATGGGCTTTGGCCTGCAGGTGGCGAGAGGCATGGAGTATCTCGCCAGCAAGAAGTTTGTCCACCGAGACCTCGCAGCCCGTAACTGCAT GCTGGATGAGAGCTACACGGTGAAGGTGGCTGACTTTGGCCTGGCCAGAGACGTGTACGATAAAGAATACTACAGTGTGCACAACAAGAGTGGAGTGAAGCTGCCTGTTAAGTGGATGGCGTTAGAGAGCCTGCAGACTCACAAGTTCACCACCAAGTCCGACGTG TGGTCCTTTGGAGTGTTGCTATGGGAACTCATGACCCGAGGTGCCCCACCTTATTCCGATGTAAACTCCTTTGACATCACTGTGTTCCTCTTGCAAGGCCGAAGACTGCTTCAGCCAGAGTTCTGCCCTGATGCCCT ctACAACGTGATGATCGAGTGCTGGCACCCCAAACCTGAACGCCGGCCCACGTTCTCCGAGCTCGCCTCGCGTATCTCCGCCATCTTCTCCAGCTTCAGCGGAGAGCACTACGTCCTCCTGAACACCACGTATGTCAACATCGACAAGATGACGCCCTacccctctctcatctcctctcagaACCAGCTGGACCGGGACTGCTGCacctga